A single window of Halobacterium jilantaiense DNA harbors:
- a CDS encoding TrmB family transcriptional regulator: protein MSAHDAVDALRDLGLSNYEARVFVALQRLGDGTAQDVAAVADVPRSQVYGAADDLADRGLLEVVESSPKTYRPVSLERARAQLRERIDRQQARAFDNLEAVAGDHGDRTDAGDVATLRGHGPIRDRAVDLVERADDQVVLVGAGAATMRDDLAAALDERAAAGIDVTVVTADSALADRLSDARVIVSEASADEGYAGRTLLVDDATVLLSVPTDDGHEPFDEVAMWTAGTRIGHILARFVHAGMESGLDDGALDGR, encoded by the coding sequence ATGAGCGCACACGACGCCGTCGACGCGCTGCGCGACCTCGGGCTCTCGAACTACGAGGCCCGTGTGTTCGTCGCGCTCCAGCGGCTCGGCGACGGCACCGCTCAGGACGTCGCCGCGGTCGCGGACGTCCCGCGCTCGCAGGTGTACGGCGCTGCCGACGACCTCGCCGACAGAGGGCTCCTGGAGGTCGTCGAGTCCTCGCCGAAGACGTACCGGCCCGTCTCACTGGAACGCGCCCGAGCCCAGCTCCGGGAGCGAATCGACCGCCAGCAGGCCCGCGCGTTCGACAACCTCGAAGCAGTCGCCGGCGACCACGGGGACCGGACCGACGCGGGCGACGTCGCGACGCTCCGCGGCCACGGCCCCATCCGTGACCGCGCGGTCGACCTCGTGGAGCGCGCCGACGACCAGGTGGTACTCGTCGGCGCAGGCGCAGCCACCATGCGGGACGACCTCGCGGCGGCGCTCGACGAGCGCGCCGCGGCCGGCATCGACGTGACAGTGGTGACGGCGGACTCCGCGCTCGCCGACCGGCTATCGGACGCGCGAGTAATCGTCTCCGAGGCGTCCGCCGACGAGGGGTACGCGGGTCGCACGCTGCTCGTCGACGACGCGACGGTCCTGCTGTCGGTCCCGACCGACGACGGCCACGAGCCGTTCGACGAGGTGGCGATGTGGACCGCCGGGACCCGCATCGGGCACATTCTCGCGCGGTTCGTCCACGCCGGCATGGAGTCCGGGCTCGACGACGGCGCGCTCGACGGCCGGTAG
- a CDS encoding cupin domain-containing protein encodes MGYRVVDTETVQPAEGRPCEYRGLTEPADLSQLALNYFCAEPGEQAPLAYHYHETQEEAFYVLSGTLHVETPEGDLTVPEGSLFAADPESPHRAYNPEDADDAVELLAVGAPPADDDAVPYDPEDE; translated from the coding sequence ATGGGATACCGCGTCGTCGACACGGAGACAGTCCAGCCGGCCGAGGGCCGTCCCTGCGAGTACCGCGGCCTCACCGAGCCCGCGGACCTCTCACAGCTGGCGCTCAACTACTTCTGTGCCGAACCCGGCGAACAAGCGCCGCTCGCCTACCACTACCACGAGACCCAGGAGGAGGCGTTCTACGTCCTCTCCGGGACCCTCCACGTGGAGACGCCCGAAGGAGACCTGACGGTCCCGGAGGGCAGCCTGTTCGCCGCGGACCCCGAGAGCCCGCACCGCGCGTACAACCCCGAGGACGCCGACGACGCCGTCGAGTTGCTCGCGGTGGGCGCACCGCCGGCCGACGATGACGCTGTCCCCTACGACCCCGAGGACGAATGA
- a CDS encoding carbon starvation CstA family protein, with product MTQVIWIVAAVLVTFTVGYVGYSKYLSRFVDLDDSRETPAHKYEDGQEYVPAKKPVLLGHHFSSIAGGAPIVGPITAGAIWGWAPALAWVAIGNPLMGAVHDFISLSGSMRHEGKSIGYIMGEYVGERGKDMLLWFAFLTIILVVAVFALVVGIVLNAYPSAATASFVYIALAFAFGIYLYQLDGPFIPGTVVFVAGVFAGVWLGVQYPFALFELAGDAAHPAGTFILFSGTGSWVPGAGALGGNTAAWVPVILVYAALASALPVWVLLQPRDYLSSFLLYAGVGGALLAIVAGTIGSAFGISAITPTEPLVIADSLEPFTGFLGVDAVSPFPLFPMLFVTIACGTISGFHSLVSSGTTAKQLNKESDARLIGYGGMLGEGLLAAVAISTLAVAGAASAATAGNIGGALPNFAAGGGTILTSLGLSAEFGAPFMALVLVSFLLTSTDTAARLGRYMMEEIVGTQGSGSETGLSGGIGSFARGRYTNPIVQCVVAYVLVISGEWNTLWTLFGGANQLLAALALLTGTVWLANWDESKQLVSTGVPMAIMVVVTVLGLSWIAFKEQLYDQLIQGGATGIGAQASAGVRVVLAVVLIYLALSLVRIGYGNITSVRSGREPAADPSDD from the coding sequence ATGACGCAAGTAATCTGGATCGTGGCCGCGGTACTCGTCACGTTCACGGTGGGATACGTGGGGTACTCGAAGTACCTCTCCCGATTCGTGGACCTGGACGACTCCCGCGAGACCCCGGCACACAAGTACGAAGACGGACAGGAGTACGTACCGGCGAAGAAACCAGTGCTGCTCGGACACCACTTCTCGAGCATCGCGGGCGGCGCACCCATCGTCGGCCCCATCACGGCGGGCGCAATCTGGGGCTGGGCTCCGGCGCTCGCGTGGGTCGCCATCGGGAACCCCCTGATGGGGGCCGTCCACGACTTCATCTCGCTGTCCGGGTCGATGCGACACGAGGGAAAGTCCATCGGCTACATCATGGGCGAGTACGTCGGCGAGCGCGGGAAGGACATGCTGCTGTGGTTCGCCTTCCTCACCATCATTCTCGTGGTGGCGGTGTTCGCGCTCGTCGTCGGCATCGTGCTGAACGCGTACCCGTCGGCAGCCACCGCGAGCTTCGTGTACATCGCGCTGGCGTTCGCGTTCGGCATCTACCTCTACCAGCTCGACGGCCCGTTCATCCCCGGCACCGTCGTGTTCGTCGCCGGCGTGTTCGCTGGCGTCTGGCTCGGCGTCCAGTACCCGTTCGCGCTGTTCGAGTTAGCGGGCGACGCCGCGCACCCCGCGGGAACGTTCATCCTCTTCAGCGGAACCGGTTCGTGGGTGCCCGGCGCGGGAGCCCTCGGCGGCAACACCGCCGCGTGGGTGCCGGTAATTCTGGTGTACGCGGCGCTGGCGAGCGCGCTCCCAGTCTGGGTGCTGCTCCAGCCGCGTGACTACCTGTCGTCGTTCCTGCTGTACGCGGGCGTCGGCGGCGCGCTGCTCGCCATCGTCGCCGGGACTATCGGGTCCGCCTTCGGCATCTCGGCCATCACGCCAACCGAACCGCTCGTCATCGCCGACAGCCTCGAACCGTTTACCGGGTTCCTCGGGGTCGACGCAGTGTCGCCGTTCCCCCTGTTCCCGATGCTGTTCGTCACCATCGCCTGTGGGACCATCAGTGGCTTCCACTCACTGGTGTCCTCGGGGACGACCGCGAAACAGCTCAACAAGGAGAGCGACGCGCGGCTCATCGGCTACGGCGGCATGCTCGGTGAGGGGCTGCTCGCCGCCGTCGCAATCTCCACGCTCGCCGTGGCGGGCGCGGCCAGCGCTGCCACGGCCGGCAACATCGGTGGCGCGCTGCCGAACTTCGCGGCGGGCGGCGGCACCATCCTCACGAGCCTCGGCCTCTCCGCCGAGTTCGGCGCGCCGTTCATGGCGCTCGTGCTCGTGAGTTTCCTGCTGACTTCCACCGACACGGCCGCGCGGCTCGGTCGCTATATGATGGAGGAGATCGTCGGAACGCAGGGAAGCGGCTCCGAGACCGGTCTCTCCGGCGGCATCGGGTCGTTCGCTCGCGGCCGGTACACGAACCCCATCGTCCAGTGTGTCGTCGCGTACGTACTCGTCATCTCCGGCGAGTGGAACACGCTGTGGACGCTGTTCGGCGGTGCGAATCAGCTGCTCGCCGCGCTCGCGCTGCTGACGGGCACGGTGTGGCTCGCTAACTGGGACGAGTCCAAGCAGCTCGTCAGCACGGGTGTTCCGATGGCCATCATGGTCGTCGTCACTGTGCTCGGGCTGTCATGGATCGCGTTCAAGGAACAGCTCTACGACCAGCTGATTCAGGGCGGTGCGACGGGAATCGGTGCGCAAGCGTCGGCCGGCGTGCGCGTCGTGCTCGCGGTCGTGCTGATCTACCTCGCGCTGTCGCTGGTGCGCATCGGCTACGGAAACATCACGAGCGTTCGGAGCGGCCGCGAACCGGCGGCCGACCCGAGCGACGACTGA
- a CDS encoding ArsA family ATPase, with product MEPFVFVGGKGGVGKTTVSCAYGVKCANEDVDTLVVSTDPAHSVSDVFDQQFGDEPEPVAGIDNLDALEIDPEEEVTAHLDDIRRRLSDQVSAAMVNEINQQLEMAHQTPGAYESALFDRFVDVMRHSDPYDRVVFDTAPTGSTLRLLALPEFMEGWVNRLMHKREQSIDLFEKAAIGNNEPRRVMDGDPVLERLRERKEFFEYAGGALRNDAAFFLVLNPDTLSLNETERAIADLEGEDLGVRGLVANKLAPSPDDDEDGRGARYLRDRVETERERVERVRETFDPPLVAEIEFRTREVQGDLLEDVAAELDVEVRAEPPTFV from the coding sequence ATGGAGCCGTTCGTGTTCGTCGGCGGGAAGGGCGGCGTCGGCAAGACGACCGTCTCCTGCGCGTACGGCGTGAAGTGCGCGAACGAGGATGTGGACACGCTCGTCGTCTCCACCGACCCCGCACACTCCGTCTCCGACGTTTTCGACCAGCAGTTCGGCGACGAACCGGAGCCCGTCGCGGGCATCGACAATCTGGACGCCCTCGAAATCGACCCCGAGGAGGAGGTGACCGCTCACCTCGACGACATCCGTCGCCGGCTCTCCGACCAGGTGTCGGCGGCGATGGTCAACGAGATCAACCAGCAACTGGAGATGGCCCACCAGACGCCGGGTGCCTACGAGTCGGCGCTGTTCGACCGGTTCGTCGACGTGATGCGGCACAGCGACCCCTACGACCGCGTCGTCTTCGACACGGCACCGACCGGGTCGACGCTGCGCTTGCTCGCGCTCCCGGAGTTCATGGAGGGCTGGGTGAACCGCCTGATGCACAAGCGCGAGCAGAGCATCGACCTCTTCGAGAAGGCCGCCATCGGGAACAACGAACCCCGCCGCGTGATGGACGGCGACCCCGTCCTGGAGCGACTCCGGGAGCGCAAGGAGTTCTTCGAATACGCAGGCGGCGCGCTCCGCAACGACGCCGCGTTCTTCCTCGTGCTGAACCCGGACACGCTCTCGCTGAACGAGACGGAGCGCGCCATCGCCGACCTGGAGGGCGAGGACCTCGGCGTCCGCGGGCTCGTGGCGAACAAGCTCGCACCGTCCCCGGACGACGACGAGGACGGACGAGGGGCCCGCTACCTCCGGGACCGCGTCGAGACCGAGCGCGAGCGGGTCGAGCGCGTGCGGGAGACGTTCGACCCGCCGCTCGTCGCCGAAATCGAGTTCCGCACCCGCGAGGTTCAGGGCGACCTGCTCGAGGACGTTGCGGCCGAACTCGACGTCGAGGTGCGCGCGGAGCCGCCGACGTTCGTCTGA
- a CDS encoding CobW family GTP-binding protein has protein sequence MNERIPVTVLSGSLGAGKTTLLNHVLRNAGDRDVAVLVNDMGDVNVDAELVAEGSETDVAGGVTELSNGCICCELQDDLESAVVRLATEREFDHLVVESSGISEPAPVARLFTAESRAAARYRVNALVTVVDARLLVDTFGGDGTPERRGTGEEDRPLSDLLVEQIEVSNAVLLNKADLCSEAELDRAEELVAALQPDAETRRTEFSAVDPDWLFDLDSFEETGVEDLPGWKRALAEGDHDHDEGEDHHGHRHPDEVYGVSSFTFRRRRPFHPERFAAVLRDLPDGVVRSKGTTWVAGSEFRQTVAQAGPSVRVTARGPWIASLPEVQRDLYRSNRPSLKWDDEHGDRRTEYVVIGTDFNEAALRERLEGALVTDDEWEKAEALPTEPFPTENGEEAVVCEPTPVDAE, from the coding sequence ATGAACGAACGCATTCCCGTGACGGTGCTGTCCGGCAGCCTCGGCGCGGGGAAGACGACGCTGCTGAACCACGTTCTGCGGAACGCGGGCGACCGCGACGTCGCCGTCCTCGTCAACGACATGGGCGACGTGAACGTGGACGCCGAGCTCGTCGCCGAGGGCTCGGAGACGGACGTCGCCGGCGGCGTCACGGAGCTGTCGAACGGCTGCATCTGCTGTGAGCTCCAGGACGATCTGGAGTCGGCGGTGGTGCGGCTGGCGACCGAGCGCGAGTTCGACCACCTCGTCGTCGAGTCCTCGGGCATCTCGGAGCCCGCGCCGGTCGCGCGGCTGTTCACCGCCGAGTCGCGGGCGGCGGCCCGGTACCGAGTGAACGCGCTCGTGACGGTCGTGGACGCCCGCCTGCTCGTGGACACCTTCGGCGGCGACGGTACTCCGGAGCGACGCGGCACCGGCGAGGAGGACCGCCCGCTCTCGGACCTGCTCGTGGAGCAGATCGAAGTCTCGAACGCCGTCCTCCTGAACAAGGCCGACCTCTGCAGCGAGGCGGAGCTCGACCGCGCCGAGGAGCTCGTCGCCGCGCTCCAGCCGGACGCCGAGACGCGCCGAACGGAGTTCTCGGCGGTCGACCCGGACTGGCTGTTCGACCTCGACAGCTTCGAGGAGACCGGAGTCGAGGACCTCCCCGGCTGGAAGCGCGCGCTGGCGGAAGGTGACCACGACCACGACGAGGGAGAAGACCACCACGGCCACCGCCACCCGGACGAGGTGTACGGCGTGTCGTCGTTCACGTTCCGTCGGCGGCGGCCGTTCCACCCGGAGCGGTTCGCGGCCGTGCTGCGGGACCTCCCGGACGGCGTCGTGCGCTCGAAGGGGACGACGTGGGTCGCCGGCTCGGAGTTTCGGCAGACGGTCGCGCAGGCCGGCCCGTCGGTGCGCGTGACCGCCCGCGGCCCCTGGATTGCGTCGCTGCCCGAGGTCCAGCGCGACCTCTACAGGTCGAACCGGCCGAGCCTGAAGTGGGACGACGAGCACGGTGACCGCCGCACGGAGTACGTCGTCATCGGCACGGACTTCAACGAGGCCGCGCTCCGGGAGCGACTGGAGGGCGCGCTCGTCACCGACGACGAGTGGGAGAAGGCCGAGGCGCTCCCTACGGAGCCGTTTCCGACGGAGAACGGCGAGGAAGCGGTCGTCTGCGAGCCGACGCCGGTCGACGCCGAGTGA
- a CDS encoding SRPBCC family protein, translating into MRDVERTRRVRGTPAEVLRLLSPTTVVDWEGSFDVFDVDADGDDTVVTAGGTGVKLRLRFVELDDGYRYEQVGGGGPFEEMTTRLRVTAEDEGARVTAASSVAFGSPVPFADRVAAWKRGGELDRLLDRIDAET; encoded by the coding sequence ATGCGCGACGTGGAACGGACGCGACGGGTTCGGGGGACGCCCGCCGAAGTCCTGCGGCTGCTGTCGCCGACGACGGTCGTCGACTGGGAGGGGAGCTTCGACGTCTTCGACGTGGACGCGGACGGCGACGATACCGTCGTGACCGCCGGTGGGACGGGCGTGAAACTCCGCCTGCGGTTCGTCGAACTCGACGACGGCTACCGCTACGAGCAGGTCGGCGGTGGCGGGCCGTTCGAAGAGATGACGACGCGACTGCGCGTGACGGCCGAGGACGAGGGGGCGCGCGTGACGGCAGCCTCCTCGGTGGCGTTCGGGTCGCCGGTGCCGTTCGCGGACCGCGTGGCGGCTTGGAAGCGCGGCGGCGAACTCGACCGGCTGCTCGACCGCATCGACGCCGAAACCTGA
- the ddh gene encoding D-2-hydroxyacid dehydrogenase → MTRTLGIHDSVGAVFPPAVLAAELDGPDAVDVSIVGTGDLDGLDALVTFAHDDAFLEADLRWVHSVQAGVDKFPLGEYEARGITVTNSTGLHGASVGETVAGYMLSFARRLHEYRSNQERSEWAWADREDSFTVDGSSVSVVGLGTLGKGIAARADALGMDVTGVKRTPTPVDHVDRVHPTGELHEAIADAKFVALAVPLTDDTESMVGDAEFAAMRDDAVLLNVARGPVVDQSALVDALRNDELAGAALDVFETEPLPEDSPLWDFDDVIVTPHAAAATRDYPENIAALVTENARRLAAGERLGNTVV, encoded by the coding sequence ATGACACGCACCCTCGGCATCCACGACTCCGTCGGGGCGGTGTTCCCGCCCGCGGTACTCGCCGCCGAACTCGACGGCCCCGACGCGGTCGACGTCTCGATTGTCGGCACCGGCGACCTCGATGGTCTCGACGCGCTCGTGACGTTCGCCCACGACGACGCCTTCCTCGAAGCGGACCTCCGGTGGGTTCACTCCGTACAGGCGGGCGTGGACAAGTTCCCGCTCGGCGAGTACGAGGCCCGCGGCATCACCGTCACCAACAGCACGGGACTGCACGGCGCGTCGGTCGGCGAGACCGTCGCGGGCTACATGCTCTCGTTCGCGCGCCGCCTCCACGAGTACCGGTCGAACCAGGAGCGCTCCGAGTGGGCGTGGGCGGACCGCGAGGACTCGTTCACCGTCGACGGCTCCTCGGTGTCGGTCGTCGGCCTCGGCACGCTCGGCAAGGGCATCGCCGCGCGCGCCGACGCCCTCGGCATGGACGTCACAGGGGTCAAGCGCACGCCCACGCCGGTCGACCACGTCGACCGCGTCCACCCGACCGGCGAACTCCACGAGGCCATCGCGGACGCGAAGTTTGTCGCGCTCGCCGTCCCGCTCACCGACGACACGGAGAGCATGGTCGGGGACGCGGAGTTCGCCGCGATGCGCGACGACGCGGTCCTCCTGAACGTCGCCCGCGGGCCGGTCGTCGACCAGAGCGCGCTCGTCGACGCGCTCCGGAACGACGAACTCGCCGGCGCTGCCCTCGACGTCTTCGAGACGGAGCCGCTGCCCGAGGACTCGCCGCTGTGGGACTTCGACGACGTGATTGTCACGCCGCACGCGGCCGCAGCGACCCGTGACTACCCCGAGAACATCGCCGCGCTCGTCACCGAGAACGCCCGTCGGCTGGCGGCCGGCGAGCGCCTCGGAAACACCGTGGTGTAG
- a CDS encoding type II/IV secretion system ATPase subunit, giving the protein MAEDFLAGLDDGLDGLRQRARRVVEVLQGSAVDVPEYDPQAHGSLVSFDGLDGFEEVDRYWVNAPYAFVFIGFDDENDEHRYQVVEPHLDDFEQDLLDTLYDDIRDTLIYDATYDPDDREAVLKAQMQRLLSEYAVDIDPNAFYRLFYYLHRAFEGFEKLDPLMQDPHIEDISCDGYELPLFVYHTEYTDIETNVSYGKQELDSFVVRLAQQSGRHISIGDPVTETTLPDGSRAELALGDEVTPRGSAFTIRKYSEEPFTPATLVDYNTFDLDQMAYLWLAIESNKSLIFAGGTASGKTTSMNAVSMFVPPRSKVLTIEDTRELALYHDNWLSSVTRESGGGGDDITMYDLLRSALRHRPEYIVVGEVRGEEAMTLFQAMNTGHTTYSTMHADSVQTVINRLENDPINVPRAMIQSLDILCVQTLTHVGDERVRRNRVIAEIEGIDQRTGDLDYSTAFEWNATSDSFDQRDSNVLDEIQEERGWSRSELLRELQNRKAVLQYLVEQDVTDYRRFTALVNEYYAQPERVVDRVTEALDAEVTVDAPGVTD; this is encoded by the coding sequence ATGGCCGAGGACTTCCTCGCGGGACTCGACGACGGCCTCGACGGACTCCGACAGCGCGCCCGCCGCGTCGTCGAAGTGCTCCAGGGCTCCGCAGTGGACGTCCCCGAGTACGACCCGCAGGCCCACGGCTCGCTCGTCTCCTTCGACGGGCTCGACGGCTTCGAGGAGGTCGACCGCTACTGGGTGAACGCGCCCTACGCCTTCGTCTTCATCGGCTTCGACGACGAGAACGACGAACACCGATACCAGGTCGTCGAACCGCACCTCGACGATTTCGAGCAGGACCTCCTGGACACGCTCTACGACGACATCCGGGACACCCTCATCTACGACGCCACGTACGACCCGGACGACCGGGAGGCCGTCCTCAAGGCCCAGATGCAGCGGCTGCTCTCCGAGTACGCCGTCGACATCGACCCGAACGCGTTCTACCGGCTGTTCTACTACCTCCACCGCGCCTTCGAGGGGTTCGAGAAGCTCGACCCCCTGATGCAGGACCCCCACATCGAGGACATCTCCTGCGACGGCTACGAACTCCCGCTGTTCGTCTACCACACCGAGTACACGGACATCGAGACGAACGTCAGCTACGGCAAACAGGAACTCGACAGCTTCGTCGTGCGCCTCGCACAGCAGTCCGGCCGCCACATCTCCATCGGCGACCCCGTCACGGAGACGACGCTGCCGGACGGCTCGCGGGCCGAACTCGCACTCGGCGACGAAGTCACTCCCCGCGGGTCGGCGTTCACCATCCGGAAGTACAGCGAGGAGCCGTTCACGCCCGCGACGCTCGTCGACTACAACACGTTCGACCTCGACCAGATGGCGTACCTCTGGCTCGCCATCGAGTCCAACAAGAGCCTCATCTTCGCGGGCGGCACCGCCTCCGGGAAGACCACGTCGATGAACGCCGTCTCCATGTTCGTGCCGCCGCGCTCGAAGGTCCTCACCATCGAGGACACCCGCGAGCTCGCGCTCTACCACGACAACTGGCTGTCCTCGGTCACCCGCGAATCGGGGGGTGGCGGCGACGACATCACGATGTACGACCTGCTGCGGTCCGCGCTCCGCCACCGCCCCGAGTACATCGTCGTCGGCGAGGTGCGCGGCGAGGAAGCGATGACGCTGTTCCAGGCGATGAACACCGGCCACACGACGTACTCCACGATGCACGCCGACAGCGTGCAGACGGTCATCAACCGCCTCGAGAACGACCCCATCAACGTCCCCCGGGCGATGATTCAGAGCCTCGACATCCTCTGCGTGCAGACGCTCACGCACGTCGGCGACGAGCGCGTCCGCCGGAACCGCGTCATCGCCGAAATCGAGGGCATCGACCAGCGCACCGGCGACCTCGACTACTCCACGGCCTTCGAGTGGAACGCCACGAGCGACAGTTTCGACCAGCGCGACTCGAACGTCCTGGACGAGATTCAGGAGGAACGCGGCTGGTCCCGCAGCGAACTCCTCCGCGAACTCCAGAACCGCAAGGCGGTCCTCCAGTACCTCGTCGAACAGGACGTCACCGACTACCGGCGGTTCACCGCGCTCGTCAACGAGTACTACGCCCAGCCCGAGCGCGTCGTCGACCGCGTCACGGAGGCGCTCGACGCCGAGGTCACCGTCGACGCGCCGGGCGTCACTGACTGA
- a CDS encoding type II secretion system F family protein encodes MVLVYLPLAAVFAVLLVVTLATVVAPIDRALSRAAIAIFGRFARERQTANPDQLAALRGAHVPQTYQLYAARTYLFSSVAALTASLLGVYLVAGILVFLGNAGESLRSQFPAAVQGLFVESVAAFSVGELFVVFLASGATLGVVAAYAAYKVRWLLPSYEAGERARRIDASMERTVAFMYALSRSGMTLSDVLRILARNQAVYGDAAREMAVAVKDVDLYGADVIESLQRLSERTPSDDLSEFTENLGSVLQSGRDLPSFLKQEYDYYSEEAEANQEQFLELLATLAEAYVTVLVAGPLFLITILVVIGLTIGGTLDFLQLTAFFLIPAATVAFVVYLDSITDAATGGTSEEDGNTDEGLRFQSIPSPVAATDGGVGSTDTRTANRERFAVHERLRPILYRLRNPTTVVLENPTVLFWATVPIAVLYLGVQWWGPLTAGVLEATAYDDALVHATLFVLGSFSLAYEISRRRRKAVEAGVPDFLDRFASTNEAGMAAVESFGRTVEGELGALTQELERTWADVQWGARMENAFERFRDRVDTPAISRVVTLTTNAMSASGDLGPVLRIAADEAKATRRLERDRRNELLTYLVVIYIAFFVFIAIVGALDVIFIPNIPTQSAAPAVDAGNAVDTGPFSQAGQLTEAKKEAYSTVFFHTGLVQAVCSGLVAGQMGEGTVKSGAKHATVMLAIAYGVFLLIG; translated from the coding sequence ATGGTGCTGGTCTACCTGCCGCTGGCGGCCGTCTTCGCGGTCCTCCTCGTCGTGACGCTCGCGACCGTCGTCGCACCCATCGACCGGGCGCTCTCGCGGGCCGCCATCGCTATCTTCGGGCGGTTCGCGCGCGAGCGCCAGACCGCGAACCCCGACCAGCTCGCGGCGCTCCGCGGTGCCCACGTGCCACAGACGTACCAGCTGTACGCCGCCCGCACCTACCTCTTCTCCTCGGTCGCCGCGCTCACCGCGAGCCTGCTCGGCGTCTACCTCGTCGCCGGCATCCTGGTCTTCCTCGGGAACGCCGGCGAGAGCCTCCGCAGCCAGTTCCCGGCCGCCGTTCAGGGCCTGTTCGTCGAGAGCGTCGCGGCCTTCTCCGTCGGCGAGCTGTTCGTCGTCTTCCTCGCGTCGGGGGCCACGCTCGGCGTCGTCGCGGCCTACGCCGCCTACAAGGTCCGGTGGCTGCTCCCCAGCTACGAGGCCGGCGAGCGCGCGCGCCGCATCGACGCCTCCATGGAGCGCACGGTCGCGTTCATGTACGCGCTCTCCCGGAGCGGCATGACGCTCTCGGACGTCCTCCGCATCCTCGCACGCAACCAGGCGGTGTACGGCGACGCCGCCCGGGAGATGGCCGTCGCCGTCAAAGACGTCGACCTCTACGGCGCGGACGTCATCGAGTCGCTCCAGCGGCTCTCCGAACGCACCCCGAGCGACGACCTCTCGGAGTTCACAGAGAACCTCGGCAGCGTCCTGCAGTCCGGCCGCGACCTCCCGAGCTTCCTCAAACAGGAGTACGACTACTACTCGGAGGAGGCCGAAGCGAACCAGGAGCAGTTCCTCGAACTGCTCGCGACGCTCGCGGAAGCCTACGTCACCGTGCTCGTCGCCGGCCCCCTGTTCCTCATCACCATCCTCGTCGTCATCGGGCTCACCATCGGCGGCACCCTCGACTTCCTCCAGCTCACGGCGTTCTTCCTCATCCCAGCGGCGACCGTCGCGTTCGTCGTCTACCTGGACTCCATCACCGACGCCGCGACCGGCGGCACCAGCGAAGAGGACGGAAACACTGACGAGGGGCTGCGGTTCCAGTCTATCCCCTCGCCCGTCGCGGCCACCGACGGCGGCGTCGGTTCGACCGACACGCGGACCGCGAACCGCGAACGGTTCGCCGTCCACGAGCGCCTCCGACCGATCCTCTACCGACTCCGGAACCCCACGACTGTGGTTCTCGAGAACCCGACGGTGCTGTTCTGGGCGACAGTTCCGATAGCCGTGCTCTACCTCGGCGTCCAGTGGTGGGGGCCGCTGACCGCGGGCGTCCTCGAGGCGACCGCGTACGACGACGCGCTCGTCCACGCCACCCTGTTCGTCCTCGGGTCGTTCTCGCTCGCGTACGAGATATCGCGACGCCGCCGGAAAGCCGTCGAAGCCGGCGTCCCGGACTTCCTCGACCGGTTCGCGTCGACGAACGAGGCGGGCATGGCGGCCGTCGAGAGCTTCGGCCGCACCGTCGAGGGCGAACTCGGCGCGCTCACCCAGGAACTCGAACGCACCTGGGCCGACGTCCAGTGGGGTGCCCGCATGGAGAACGCCTTCGAGCGGTTCCGCGACCGCGTCGACACGCCGGCAATCTCCCGCGTCGTGACGCTGACGACGAACGCGATGTCGGCGAGCGGCGACCTCGGGCCGGTGCTCCGCATCGCCGCGGACGAAGCGAAGGCGACCCGCCGGCTGGAGCGCGACCGCCGGAACGAACTGCTGACGTACCTCGTCGTCATCTACATCGCGTTCTTCGTGTTCATCGCCATCGTCGGCGCGCTGGACGTCATCTTCATCCCGAACATCCCGACGCAGTCGGCTGCGCCGGCCGTCGACGCCGGCAACGCGGTCGACACCGGACCGTTCTCGCAGGCCGGCCAGCTCACCGAGGCGAAGAAGGAGGCCTACAGCACGGTGTTCTTCCACACCGGGCTCGTGCAGGCGGTCTGCTCGGGGCTGGTCGCCGGGCAGATGGGTGAAGGGACGGTGAAGTCGGGCGCGAAGCACGCGACCGTAATGCTGGCAATCGCGTACGGCGTCTTCCTGCTCATCGGATGA